One window of Hallerella porci genomic DNA carries:
- a CDS encoding ABC transporter ATP-binding protein produces the protein MMDPILSIRHLRRDFKMGDEIVHALRGVSFDVHAGEFLTIMGTSGSGKSTMLNILGCMDKPTAGEYILDGEHIEKLKTESLATIRSRKLGFVFQSYNLLSRTTAVENVELPLLYNSKIPADERRERAVNALKRVGLESRLNHLPNQLSGGQQQRVAIARALVNDPVIILADEATGNLDTRTSYEIMEIFQELNSRGKTIVFVTHEPDIATFSSRTLVLRDGQIKRDSRNENIQNAKAAFEALPPPETFEDESDES, from the coding sequence ATGATGGATCCAATTCTTTCGATTCGGCATTTGCGCCGCGATTTTAAAATGGGCGACGAAATCGTTCACGCTTTGCGAGGCGTGAGTTTTGATGTGCACGCCGGAGAATTTTTAACCATCATGGGAACGAGCGGATCAGGAAAAAGTACCATGCTCAATATTCTCGGTTGCATGGACAAGCCCACCGCGGGCGAATATATTTTAGACGGCGAACATATTGAAAAATTAAAAACGGAATCGCTTGCGACAATTCGCAGCCGCAAATTGGGATTTGTTTTTCAGAGTTATAATCTGCTTTCGAGAACAACCGCCGTCGAAAACGTAGAACTTCCGCTTCTTTACAATTCAAAAATTCCCGCAGACGAACGCCGCGAACGCGCTGTAAATGCATTAAAACGCGTCGGACTGGAAAGCCGATTAAATCATCTTCCGAATCAACTTTCTGGCGGGCAGCAACAACGCGTCGCCATTGCGCGCGCACTCGTCAACGATCCCGTCATCATTCTCGCGGACGAAGCAACCGGCAATTTGGATACGCGGACAAGTTACGAAATCATGGAAATTTTTCAAGAGCTCAATTCCCGCGGAAAGACAATTGTATTCGTCACCCACGAGCCCGATATCGCAACATTTAGCAGCCGCACATTAGTTCTGCGCGACGGACAAATCAAACGCGACAGCCGCAACGAAAATATTCAAAATGCCAAGGCTGCATTCGAAGCGCTTCCGCCGCCCGAAACTTTTGAAGACGAATCGGATGAGTCATGA
- a CDS encoding ABC transporter permease, whose translation MSPFTLIKIAFRALLRNRMRTFLSVLGIVIGVAAVITMVAMGEGSKQSIKAKITAMGTNAIVIMPNVERRGGIQLDASSSTQTLEEADVIALRNEAHYINGVSPVVNANGQAIAGNRNEAVSLTGVSADYLKIRNYEIEDGILFDDEADRIAKVCVIGQTVVNTLFPGEDPIGKTIRYKNIPLKVIGTLKAKGSGDFGQDQDEVILAPYQTVMKRFNATTDIRTIYANSIGEGFATKASEEILTILKERRSWTSEKEPFRVHTQEEMIEMITSTSDLLSLVLTAIAGISLLVGGIGIMNIMYVSVTERTREIGLRMAIGARGRDILLQFLFESVMISLLGGLAGILLGVAAASTVKFILNWPMSITISSVVVSFGVCFATGVFFGWYPARKASRLDPIEALRFE comes from the coding sequence ATGAGTCCATTTACTTTAATCAAAATTGCCTTCCGCGCTCTTCTTCGCAATCGTATGCGCACTTTCCTTTCGGTTTTAGGAATCGTCATTGGAGTCGCTGCCGTCATCACGATGGTCGCGATGGGCGAAGGTTCCAAGCAATCGATTAAAGCAAAAATTACCGCGATGGGCACAAATGCAATCGTCATCATGCCAAATGTCGAACGCCGCGGAGGCATCCAACTCGATGCGAGTTCTTCTACGCAAACTCTCGAAGAAGCCGATGTCATCGCACTCCGAAACGAAGCGCATTACATTAACGGAGTCTCGCCCGTGGTAAACGCAAACGGTCAAGCTATCGCAGGAAATCGCAACGAAGCGGTTTCTCTCACCGGCGTCAGCGCGGACTATTTGAAAATTCGCAATTACGAAATTGAAGACGGCATTTTATTTGACGATGAAGCGGATCGCATCGCAAAAGTTTGCGTCATCGGACAAACCGTTGTGAATACGCTTTTCCCCGGCGAAGATCCCATCGGAAAAACCATCCGCTATAAAAATATTCCCTTAAAAGTCATCGGCACATTAAAAGCCAAAGGCTCCGGCGATTTCGGGCAAGATCAAGACGAAGTTATTTTAGCGCCCTATCAAACGGTGATGAAACGTTTCAATGCGACGACCGACATTCGCACCATTTACGCAAATTCAATCGGCGAAGGATTTGCGACAAAAGCGAGCGAAGAAATTCTCACGATTTTAAAAGAGCGACGTTCGTGGACAAGTGAAAAAGAACCTTTCCGCGTTCACACGCAAGAAGAAATGATCGAAATGATTACGAGCACTTCGGATTTACTTTCTCTCGTTTTAACAGCAATCGCAGGCATCAGTCTTCTCGTCGGCGGCATTGGCATTATGAATATCATGTATGTTTCCGTCACCGAACGCACCCGAGAAATCGGGCTTCGCATGGCGATAGGCGCCCGCGGGCGCGACATTCTTTTGCAATTTCTTTTTGAATCGGTGATGATTAGTTTACTCGGCGGACTCGCTGGAATTTTACTCGGCGTCGCTGCCGCATCGACAGTCAAATTCATTTTAAATTGGCCGATGAGCATTACCATTTCAAGCGTCGTCGTAAGTTTCGGCGTATGCTTTGCCACAGGAGTTTTCTTCGGTTGGTATCCCGCGCGGAAAGCGAGCCGTTTAGATCCGATCGAAGCTTTGCGATTTGAATAA
- a CDS encoding DivIVA domain-containing protein, with translation MTKAAIMELTPLDIRNQTFHSKRFGGFDPEEVKAFLETAAKSFEESGRIRTDLTERLKIAEERVNYYKQIEKTIQDAAVTMQKTMDEIKRNAEKEGELIVAEAKTRAQHEIENTKHEAEKLRAEIEELKQLRTNYFIRIRAMVKSQADLLNAMEKEQNPEISENGPVVF, from the coding sequence TTGACAAAGGCTGCAATTATGGAATTGACTCCGCTTGACATTCGCAATCAAACATTTCACTCCAAGCGCTTTGGCGGTTTTGACCCCGAAGAAGTCAAAGCATTTTTAGAAACTGCAGCCAAATCTTTTGAAGAATCTGGACGCATCCGCACCGATTTAACGGAACGTTTAAAAATCGCCGAAGAACGCGTGAACTATTACAAGCAAATTGAAAAAACGATTCAAGACGCTGCCGTAACCATGCAAAAAACGATGGACGAAATCAAACGCAACGCCGAAAAAGAAGGCGAGCTCATCGTCGCCGAAGCGAAAACGCGCGCCCAACACGAAATTGAAAACACCAAACACGAAGCCGAAAAACTCCGCGCCGAAATCGAAGAATTAAAACAACTTCGCACAAATTATTTCATCCGCATTCGCGCAATGGTCAAAAGCCAAGCCGACCTTTTGAACGCGATGGAAAAAGAACAAAACCCCGAAATTTCTGAAAACGGTCCAGTCGTTTTTTAA
- a CDS encoding DUF167 domain-containing protein codes for MRIEVKVHAKSKRESVVPQPDGSYKVDVKAPPVEGKANEAVCEVIAEFFKKPKRSVRVVMGSTNSRKVVEID; via the coding sequence ATGCGCATCGAAGTCAAAGTTCACGCCAAAAGCAAACGCGAAAGCGTTGTGCCGCAGCCTGATGGCTCCTATAAAGTCGATGTAAAAGCGCCGCCCGTTGAAGGCAAAGCAAACGAAGCCGTCTGCGAAGTCATCGCAGAATTTTTCAAAAAGCCAAAGCGCTCTGTCCGCGTTGTAATGGGTTCTACAAACAGTCGCAAAGTCGTTGAAATCGACTAA
- a CDS encoding RidA family protein, with product MTEIQKKVQELGLVLPNCPAPLAAYVPATRFGDTIIVSGQLPSVNGDFSAFCGKVPTELSVEKAKEAAAICLLNNLAAAISLLKDGETLRLVQMQGFVESAEDFHEQPAILNGASELAVKILGDYGRHARTAVGVSSLPKNAAVEISCTFQAVAGKLTFNGRYNWIEQK from the coding sequence ATGACAGAAATTCAGAAAAAAGTTCAAGAACTCGGGCTCGTTCTCCCGAATTGCCCTGCTCCTCTCGCTGCATACGTTCCCGCCACTCGCTTTGGCGATACCATTATCGTTTCGGGGCAACTTCCTTCGGTCAACGGTGATTTTTCTGCGTTCTGCGGAAAAGTTCCCACAGAATTAAGCGTTGAAAAAGCAAAAGAAGCCGCAGCCATTTGCCTTTTGAATAATCTCGCTGCAGCGATTAGCCTTTTAAAAGACGGCGAAACTTTGCGCCTTGTGCAAATGCAAGGATTTGTAGAATCCGCAGAAGATTTCCACGAACAGCCCGCAATTCTCAACGGTGCTTCGGAACTCGCCGTAAAAATTCTCGGCGATTACGGTCGTCACGCGCGCACCGCAGTCGGCGTTTCTTCTCTCCCGAAAAATGCCGCAGTCGAAATCAGCTGCACCTTCCAAGCGGTCGCAGGAAAACTCACATTTAACGGCCGTTACAACTGGATTGAACAAAAATGA
- the pyrC gene encoding dihydroorotase, whose translation MKTLTLPLPDDFHVHLRQGELLKNYAKTVAKEFGRILVMPNTVPPIASAENVRDYYAQIKSAAPQLDLLMTFKLNAKISADELVKMKEAGVVAGKYYPAGVTTNSEDGVSEFESIFPVVAEMEKLGLVLCIHGEEPSAFCLDREKEFIRRVEILAERFPKLRIVFEHLSTAAAVEAVKRLPANVAATITAHHLIHTLDDVIGGSLQPHHFCKPLPKRPEDRKALREAAFSGNPKFFFGSDSAPHAQSKKECCCGAAGVYSAPVAIPVLIQLFESANALDKLPNFIAGFGADFYGIPRPTKTVTYINSPWTVPANVDGAVPLFANQTLNWQRKE comes from the coding sequence ATGAAAACTTTAACTCTTCCGCTTCCCGATGATTTTCATGTGCATCTGCGCCAAGGTGAACTTCTCAAAAATTATGCAAAAACTGTCGCCAAAGAATTCGGGCGCATTCTCGTTATGCCGAATACGGTTCCACCGATTGCAAGCGCAGAAAACGTCCGCGATTATTACGCACAAATTAAGTCAGCCGCACCGCAATTAGATTTGCTGATGACTTTCAAATTGAATGCGAAAATTTCTGCCGATGAACTCGTGAAAATGAAAGAAGCCGGAGTTGTTGCGGGAAAATATTATCCCGCGGGCGTCACGACAAACAGCGAAGATGGCGTCTCGGAATTTGAATCCATTTTCCCCGTCGTCGCCGAAATGGAAAAACTCGGACTTGTTCTCTGCATTCACGGCGAAGAACCGTCTGCATTTTGCTTAGACCGCGAAAAAGAATTTATTCGCCGCGTAGAAATTTTAGCCGAACGCTTCCCGAAATTGCGTATCGTTTTCGAGCATCTTTCAACCGCTGCCGCAGTCGAAGCCGTTAAACGTTTACCCGCAAATGTCGCTGCAACAATTACCGCCCACCATTTAATTCACACTCTCGACGATGTTATCGGCGGCTCTCTGCAACCGCATCATTTTTGCAAACCGCTTCCCAAGCGCCCCGAAGATAGAAAAGCTCTCCGCGAAGCCGCCTTCAGCGGGAATCCCAAATTCTTCTTCGGTTCAGATTCCGCCCCGCACGCCCAAAGCAAAAAAGAATGCTGCTGTGGTGCTGCCGGCGTGTACTCTGCCCCCGTCGCCATTCCCGTCTTAATCCAGCTTTTCGAAAGCGCAAACGCCCTCGACAAACTGCCCAATTTCATCGCCGGCTTCGGCGCCGACTTCTACGGCATCCCTCGCCCCACCAAAACCGTCACCTACATCAACTCCCCTTGGACAGTCCCCGCAAACGTTGACGGCGCAGTTCCCCTCTTCGCCAACCAAACCCTAAATTGGCAAAGAAAAGAATAA